The sequence acttttttaataaatatttattaataacacGACTTTTTGGATGTTTCTGTATGGCTGTCCAAAGTGTTATCTAATGATGTACCTGACGTTCGTTCTTAATATCAACGaggaatgcttttttttttttgtttacaaacaaaataataataataataataataataataataatgatgatgatgatggtgatatgCATTCattcaacaaaccaaaaaaacaaaaaaaaagaaaaaaagaaaaaaagaagaagcactTTTTAGACAaacaatattacaaaaattattgtataCCTAAAACTGATTTTGACCTACATGAAAAGCACTTCCAAGattaattgtatatttaattatagccCGTTTTCTAAGGAATCCACAaagtaaaatgtattttataccTGTGGTAATTAAGACACGGacatcatagtttttttttacaaaCTAAATTACTATTTGAATGCTTAAACTCACCATTTTATGAGAATTTGTGTTTGTCACGGTTCTAagcaaacaaaacattttttttattttttttgtaaatttattattatttatattcattAGTCACTActactaatatattatattttttttgttttcaaataagttaaaaatttaccaaaatcatgaaaaaaataaataaataatgagtaacaaaaaattaaattaacttaCTATGGTTTCCCAGATTAAAGCACTCAATTTGCAACCCAGATTCCCTTTTAAATCCACAATCTCCACCTCTCTGTTCACACACACCACATCTCGGTTCATCCCAACTCAACTCAATGTTTGCATTCAAATATATTCCCCAATCATCCAACCACCATTCTTCCACCGGAAACAACACCGTAGAAATTACCGAGCACATCGGCGGCGGCACCGTGAAAATCTCCGCCGGAATAGCCGCCACCGTGAAATTATTCCCGCTCATGCACGAAATCGGCATCAATTTCGCTCTCGTGGTCGTGGCGGCGTCGGAGGAGCAGTTGAGGAAAGTGAAATGTACGAGATTGCCTACCTTGAAACTGGTTCCCGAAACGCTGAAGTTTCTTTGAAGCAGACGTTTCGGGAGGCAAAACGTTTCGGGATCGTCAATCCAGAACGTTTGCCTCTCGTAGTAAATAGACCTGACGGCGAAATCGCCGGACGGGAGGGAGACGATCGGGTCGCTGCGGTGGTTGCACGAGAGTTCGAAGCCTGGATAGCCGCAGCGAACGGCGCCGTAGTGGGACAATCGGAATGGGAATTTCACCGGTATTCCGCTCGATGGGCAAGTGGTTTCTGGGCAGATTTCGGCACTTCTTGATCTTGAAATGAAAGCCAAGAAGAAGAATAACAGAAAATgtggaataataataatgtaattttctgagaaaaccattttttttttcctttttgctgtaaattgttttttttttttgttttttttttttttttaagtgaggAAAAAAGCCAAAAGGGATATTTATTTGCTTTGTGATCagtcatttttttcaaaaatggaagTAAAAAGCCGCACAACTATACTCTAACAGTGAAAAAGCGTCAGATATTTTATCTAGTTCGTGAATCTAGCAAACACCATCTCTGTTATCATGCATATCGATGATCGTTATCTCCCCCTATACAGGTATATAGgccaaaattattataattaaccaTGTGATCTATTTTGCttaaatctttttcttcttcttcttcttctttttttttcccaaccataatatatatatatatgtatatatacaaacacaagcctccaaaaaaaaaaaaaaaataccattttaGTTACAATTTAGTGAAATTCCGTCCTTAAAATTCTAGACTATATGAAGCTTAATTAGCTAGGTAAAAAAGTTTATCTGATAAATATAACGTGACAAAGAtggtagttaaaaaaaaaaaaaaacgaaaaataaggaaaaaaatgaattaatatatggatatataatgATTCAATACTTCAATCCTAATTGGTAAGTATAcaacattttttaaaagatgAATTTAGCATTTGCTAAGTTagtaggtatatatatatatatataaatggattttacatttttatatagaGCTTTacttcataattaaatcatattaaaattatatttggataaataaCAATCTTTAACATTTTACTATCTTAAAAGATTTCTAACATAATTGAAAATCACATGTtcccaaaaattcaaaaaaaaaaaaaatatatatatatatatatatatatatctatataatgaGAAAAATAAGCAGGAAAAACGAAAATCGGATATTGATTCCTTGGCATCTTTTAATTATAACAAAGATGGGAATAACGTGGTTGTTGCCCTGGCGGTGACCATGGCCATGGCCGTGCTGAGAATACTGACAAAGACAAAGACTTAAAGACAACAAAACTTGACGTATCAAACAAGGATCTGTTCATCCAGGAATAGCCTATCTTTACATGTATAAGAAATGGCAAACAGAATTAGCATCCAAATTATGGAACCGACAAGACAATGGGTGTCACCAAATAGCTATGAAACAAGCCTGATCTGCCCTGCTCTGAAAATTAATTAACCACAAAATTGagtaagaataagaaaatggaaATATGACTTgaatatgtatttaaataaacaGAAAAGTCATAATTGGTCccaaattctctctctctctctcattaagAAATTAGATCAAAATAATAGACGAGTAATTTCTTCCTTACATTTACATCCTAAAATCTTGTTAAGACGctatcatatgtatatatatatatatatatatagataagagCTACTAATCCGTAAATCCCcatgatttattaaaaatgagTCATCAAAATCCAACTTTTGTAATTCGttctattaaataaatataaaatcataaatatttcgGCAAGCAGGCCCATAGCATATCTTATTCCATTAATATACGTGCTCCAAATTggttaataaaaacaacaattttaagGAAGCAAAAAACGTACTAAACTACCGGGGCTTGGAAACCTGTATCATTCTTAAAACCGCAGGATCCACCAGTCCCTTCACAATCTTCACATCTCGGTTCAATCCATTTCAACACGACATCAATATAAGTCCGTATAATACCATCTCACCGGATCAACCAATCCCTTAGAGATGATCAGCCGGCAAATCGATGTCGCAGCCGGAACATAGCTACTTGTCGGAACAGCCATGACCGCGTAGTTTGAAGAGTTAAGACAACCGATCTTCTTTTCTGATCCCTACGTTGGATATTTGATGGTAGCACAATAGTATTAGATATTGAATAGTTGAGGAAGGTGATGTCTGAACGGTACATCTGCCTCAAAAGGAGCTCCTGGGAGATTGAAATTACGTAATAAGTATCGGTTTGGCATGCAATTCTTCACGTCGTTTATGTTTATGGTTTGTGTTCTGTAATCGATTTGCTTGACTACGAATTTCCCAGAATTGGGGAGATTCGGAGTAATATTGTTGATTCCCTACGTTGTTTATCATGTAATTGCATGAAAGATCAAACCCTGGATAGGCTGCATCGATCTGCAGATTGATCATCAGATGCTGCTGCTTGGCTGCCATTGTTAATCAGACGGAAAGGGATATCGACATCTTGTTCGTTACTACCACAATATGAAGTTTGGCAGATTTCGGCACTTCTTGATACGTAAGCAAAAGGtggtgatgatgaagatgatgaagacCAACATTTCTAAAGGTGGCCATTTGAGGTACTGAAACTGCAAAAGGTGTATATTGCTCTGGTTATATTCTACTATCTATGTATGAAATATTGTTTGGGGAATCTATATTGTGAGAAGGATATGAtgttaatgtatatatattatgggaAAGAGACAAGGaaggaacaaaaagaagaaaagagtaTTACGAGTAATAGCGTAGCATTAGACACCAACCCTTCTCAAATCTAAAGGGTTATCTGCACGATAGATTGgacttttataaatatatattttttgccaCATTCACAAACCAACAGAAGAAAAAACATGACAGTgcaagaaacaaacaaaaacaaactttCTATTCCCCCTGGAGGAAGGCACCCATCAATCAAGACTCTAGAGAGCAGTTTTCAAACCTTGAGACCATTTTTTGGAGTCAACCTTCACCATCAGCAACTAATTGTACAGTCCATttaccaaaaattaattaattaattaattatagtcCCTTCGAAACCtatttaaaacaacaaaaagccTTGCCACAACAAATTGATAAACCCTCATCCTCTTTAGgaaaagaacatttttatttaactGGTACATAAACAATATGGCATTTTAAACCACTCCCATAATAAAACGCTCTGTAATTTACTTTGCAAAATTTACATGTTTATTTTCATGTtgcaacatattatatatatattgtaaattattttcttcGAAGTCATGGTGACTTTTGGACCGGAATCTTTGTgcattatttgtttgtttatttattattttaatttgtgagCAGTTTACATTCAGgatcaaacctttttttttacttttttttatttttaggtgaATGATAGCCGTGATCGAACTTGACTGGGGCGGTTAAGTAAGAATGGCTATTGGCAGGTcttaaatttattcatttatttatttattttttgagtgaCATTAATATCCATGTTACGGATAAGAATTAGGGAACGTGTGAGAAGGTAAGTATTTGACAGCCCAATGCCAAAAGCCCGATCCGTGGAATTCATGGTTGGGTTAACATACTCACTTTCTGCCATGTGGCCATATTTGGGACCCACTGGTTCTCGTTTCAATCCCAATCCCAATCCCAATCCCGGATACTGAcgtaaaaataaacaaataaataaacagaagaTCAACATATTCTAAAGTACTGATTCAAAtaacttttcaaatatatatatatatatatatacaaattaattaaacatactACTATTTCAAATATAGTACTCCAAATTCTAATGATTTGTATAATCACATATTACTGTATAAAAAGAGAAATTATGTACACCATTGCATATAGTATTTCATATTACATTTACACATTAAATTTggcatataaaatataattggcAAAATTTGGAAGTAgattcaattattaaaaaattgatgggacatatatatttattcaattaaatttgtttgtttaattaattaaaagaatcaTATGTCCCATCTTTTATGCATACTCGAtttcataatttgattaaaataaattttaaaatttggtaatGTTAATTTTTGACATTTGTCATTAAAATAGTATTTCCAAAAGTTGATATTGGCATTTTCAATTGCATTTACAACTGAAAAGCTCATATTaatactaaatttaaaaaataatgatgataaaatgcaatttaccattaaagatgttttaaattaatatatatgt comes from Ziziphus jujuba cultivar Dongzao chromosome 6, ASM3175591v1 and encodes:
- the LOC107430142 gene encoding RING-H2 finger protein ATL20, with the translated sequence MVFSENYIIIIPHFLLFFFLAFISRSRSAEICPETTCPSSGIPVKFPFRLSHYGAVRCGYPGFELSCNHRSDPIVSLPSGDFAVRSIYYERQTFWIDDPETFCLPKRLLQRNFSVSGTSFKVGNLVHFTFLNCSSDAATTTRAKLMPISCMSGNNFTVAAIPAEIFTVPPPMCSVISTVLFPVEEWWLDDWGIYLNANIELSWDEPRCGVCEQRGGDCGFKRESGLQIECFNLGNHSLPTISQYAILTTAAILGILCFIRLRYIRRIGASGGQNNNDLASALSDTNQHSITGLEDPIIESYPKTLVGESGRLPKANDNICPICLSEYRPKETLRTIPECNHYFHSDCIDEWLRVNATCPLCRNLPGTLFSQL